Genomic segment of Ostrinia nubilalis chromosome 10, ilOstNubi1.1, whole genome shotgun sequence:
ATCTGGACCAAACGGCGGATCACAACAAGCAAAAACAGCGCGAAACCGGAGATATAGAAGTTCCTCTGAGCACGGAACAAGCGCATGTTACCTTGCATCTCCGCGTCAAGGTGCTGATGGTCGGTTTTCTCCACATCCGAGTACTTTTGCATCTCACGAATGGCATCCAAGAGGCACAAAACCAGAACGCCCACCAACACGAAGAAGTAGATGTAGGCTTGATTTCCGATGTATGCTAGAAACTTCGATTTGAAAAACTTCTGCCATCTCGAAGGACTCGCTACCGGCAACGTTAGAAGCAACACCACGGCTATTTCGGTGTACAAGAAGGTCGCGATTATTGTCCACTGTAGACTCATGTTTACGGATTTCTATTTCACACTAAAAGACAGTACCACCAGCACCGGCAATTTAAACTTCTCGAATGTGATGAATCGTTGTGAAACAGGGTAGTCTGTTTTCAGAATTTGGTCGAAAATTATCGGTGACTCATGGAAGAACACATAAAATGACAATCAAAGGCAAAAATGACGTAGCTGTAGGtcaacttgaaaaaatattgtacgATTGTCAATATCAATGAAATCTGATAAATTACCTACCAAATGgtatgaagaaaataataagtttGCACAAATAAGTCAATAAATTCAATTTTCACCCAGAAAGGAACATGTTTACGTATGACGTGTTGAATGTTGCACGTCATTTCACGTCAATAAGGCAAAGATATTAAAGATTAtacaatttttcaaacattttttttataaagattcGAACGACAGAATGAACGCTCATCATGGAATCGAACCACAGTtaaggatagatgcagcatgtgtcaaaatttgtatgaagccgagcgtgccactttttaaatgtcattagtgtcattttagcgaattttagtgattgccgcaacgtaaaagtaatcgtatcatcgtactgcattcgcaaagtcatcgaatgatatcgtgtgactcgattcaaaaattaattaattccga
This window contains:
- the LOC135075312 gene encoding B-cell receptor-associated protein 31 translates to MSLQWTIIATFLYTEIAVVLLLTLPVASPSRWQKFFKSKFLAYIGNQAYIYFFVLVGVLVLCLLDAIREMQKYSDVEKTDHQHLDAEMQGNMRLFRAQRNFYISGFALFLLVVIRRLVQMISQLASLLAQSEASFRQAQSATVAARSLLQKQGEGDASSKKEMEDLRSQISLLEKELSKEKKDKEAVKSQAESLNREYDRLAEEHSKLQKKVTVSSGGDDKKDD